From Clavelina lepadiformis chromosome 9, kaClaLepa1.1, whole genome shotgun sequence, the proteins below share one genomic window:
- the LOC143470702 gene encoding atlastin-like isoform X2, whose amino-acid sequence MADSDMKEAILEIERTVKKKLAPDESEQEKGIEEKVAGCSPQQVLEWQPGFFDDEVALQILLPKEKGGYDLNKEALDKIFHHPDVKENPVMVVSVTGPMRSGKYFLLNLLIHYLSSEVKGKFSSEEKVPQYFKLTEDREEEVNGISVWSQPFLLFKEDQSKVAILLMDTQGAFDENGNAASPDIFAFSTLLSSLLIYNNPGYMGDDRLKNLNIFTKYSSVLNNLTKKNVAEFNERPFQGFCFLQRNWVDEDFYPCGFDGGSKYLDDTLDEDVTVSTQSIIDKREIKISFDEMGCFLLPRPGELVTGEKSEGYELFYKDLEEDFKFHLNEFFSEILHPNNLKPKKLRGTEIKGEDMLNCVQRCHEHIESRAVSIPLTTMEATAKRLMMSLVTEYREQMTQVVKKPLKKEDVQEIHAKWKVKLSKQFDSKRKYVATIYYHIFEKFKHQLVEEIDEHFIYYQEKQLKYELRLQDERETYLFKAIDKFVRDLHNDIPDVKSRKDAIDFIWENIKMDDYYVEFQKLLFEKLQTSEKLFKSLIEEEKKLTASEEALFAENTSQLSDSLAFKHLNELRRKLFQLDDEAFMKDTVSNKRQPMISAQLEKFRADFSKHFPENDDIKNTTEIFETVCHKSFDVILADYDNFLMTKETEFTTYQNELIINYLEFMHKPSNLRNIHEVFCKQLEDRYQSMRWKPTEISNHYKKIELQRIEDNYKRIVLLMEKRKSVLSE is encoded by the exons ATGGCTGACAGTGATATGAAAGAAGCAATACTTGAAATAGAGAGAACAGTGAAAAAGAAATTGGCACCTGATGAATCTGAACAAGAGAAGGGAATTGAAGAAAAAGTAGCAGGGTGTTCCCCTCAACAAGTACTGGAATGGCAACCAG GATTCTTTGATGACGAGGTAGCTCTTCAAATACTACTACCCAAGGAGAAAGGAGGATACGATTTAAACAAAGAAGCGTtggataaaatatttcatcatcCGGATGTCAAAGAAAATCCTGTGATGGTTGTTTCCGTAACCGGACCCATGAGAagtggaaaatattttcttctcAATCTTCTGATTCATTATTTAAGCTCAGag gttAAAGGCAAGTTTTCTTCTGAAGAGAAAGTTCCACAATATTTCAAGTTAACAGAAGATCGTGAAGAAGAAGTGAACGGAATCAGTGTGTGGAGTCAACCTTTCCTGCTCTTTAAAGAAGACCAGTCAAAG GTCGCCATTTTGCTCATGGACACACAGGGAGCTTTTGACGAAAATGGAAATGCCGCTTCACCCGATATCTTTGCATTCAGCACTTTGCTAAGTTCTTTGCTAATTTACAATAACCCTGGATACATGGGCGATGATCGTctcaaaaatttaaac attttcacaaaatattcatCAGTCCTCAACAACCTGACCAAGAAAAATGTTGCTGAGTTCAATGAACGTCCATTTCAG GGATTTTGTTTCTTGCAACGAAATTGGGTAGATGAAGATTTTTATCCTTGCGGATTCGACGGCGGGTCGAAATACCTGGACGATACCTTGGATGAAGACGTCACTGTCAGCACTCAAAGCATCATCGACAAAcgtgaaattaaaatttcctTCGATGAAATGGGATGTTTTCTTCTGCCAAGACCTGGAGAACTGGTGACTGGGGAGAAATCTGAAGGATACGAGCTTTTCTATAAAG ATTTAGAAGAAGATTTTAAATTCCACTtgaatgaatttttttctgaGATACTTCACCCAAATAATCTTAAACCGAAAAAATTGAGAGGTACCGAAATTAAAGGCGAAGATATGTTGAATTGCGTGCAGCGGTGTCATGAGCATATTGAAAGCAGAGCAGTATCCATCCCATTGACAACAATGGAA GCTACTGCCAAGAgattgatgatgtcattggTGACAGAATATCGAGAACAAATGACGCAG GTTGTAAAAAAACCGTTGAAAAAAGAAGATGTCCAAGAAATTCACGCAAAGTGGAAAGTTAAACTGAGCAAGCAGTTTGATTCTAAAAGAAAATACGTGGCAACAATTTATTACCACATTTTTGAGAAATTCAAACATCAACTGGTTGAGGAAATTGATGAACATTTTATCTATTATCaagaaaaacaacttaaatatgag CTGAGACTGCAAGATGAACGCGAAACGTATCTTTTCAAAGCGATTGACAAGTTTGTTCGAGATTTACATAAC GACATTCCTGATGTGAAAAGTCGTAAAGATGCGATAGATTTCATTTGGGAAAATATCAAAATGGATGATTATTATGTTGAATTTCAAAAGctcttgtttgaaaaattgcaaacgtctgaaaaacttttcaagtCACTCATTGAAGAG GAAAAGAAACTGACAGCCAGTGAAGAAGctttatttgcagaaaatacaagCCAG CTTTCAGACAGCCTGGCATTTAAACACTTAAACGAATTGAGAAGAAAGTTATTTCAG CTTGATGATGAAGCTTTCATGAAAGATACAGTTTCAAATAAGCGCCAACCGATGATATCAGCCCAGCTCGAAAAGTTTCGAGCAGACTTTTCTAAACATTTTCCTGAAAATGATGACATAAAAAATACCacagaaatatttgaaacgGTTTGCCATAAATCCTTTGACGTCATTTTAGCAGATTATGATAACTTCTTG ATGACCAAAGAAACAGAATTTACAACGTACCAAAACGAACTCATCATAAATTATCTTGAGTTTATGCATAAG CCGTCAAACCTACGTAACATCCATGAGgtgttttgcaaacaattagAAGACCGCTACCAGTCCATGAGATGGAAACCAACGGAGATCTCCAACCACTACAAAAAGATAGAACTTCAGCGAATCGAAGACAACTACAAGAGGATTGTTCTTTTAATGGAGAAAAGAAAATCCGTTCTCTCGGAATAA
- the LOC143470702 gene encoding atlastin-like isoform X1 has translation MADSDMKEAILEIERTVKKKLAPDESEQEKGIEEKVAGCSPQQVLEWQPGFFDDEVALQILLPKEKGGYDLNKEALDKIFHHPDVKENPVMVVSVTGPMRSGKYFLLNLLIHYLSSEVKGKFSSEEKVPQYFKLTEDREEEVNGISVWSQPFLLFKEDQSKVAILLMDTQGAFDENGNAASPDIFAFSTLLSSLLIYNNPGYMGDDRLKNLNIFTKYSSVLNNLTKKNVAEFNERPFQGFCFLQRNWVDEDFYPCGFDGGSKYLDDTLDEDVTVSTQSIIDKREIKISFDEMGCFLLPRPGELVTGEKSEGYELFYKDLEEDFKFHLNEFFSEILHPNNLKPKKLRGTEIKGEDMLNCVQRCHEHIESRAVSIPLTTMEATAKRLMMSLVTEYREQMTQVVKKPLKKEDVQEIHAKWKVKLSKQFDSKRKYVATIYYHIFEKFKHQLVEEIDEHFIYYQEKQLKYELRLQDERETYLFKAIDKFVRDLHNDIPDVKSRKDAIDFIWENIKMDDYYVEFQKLLFEKLQTSEKLFKSLIEEEKKLTASEEALFAENTSQLSDSLAFKHLNELRRKLFQLDDEAFMKDTVSNKRQPMISAQLEKFRADFSKHFPENDDIKNTTEIFETVCHKSFDVILADYDNFLMTKETEFTTYQNELIINYLEFMHKAISDLYVKPSNLRNIHEVFCKQLEDRYQSMRWKPTEISNHYKKIELQRIEDNYKRIVLLMEKRKSVLSE, from the exons ATGGCTGACAGTGATATGAAAGAAGCAATACTTGAAATAGAGAGAACAGTGAAAAAGAAATTGGCACCTGATGAATCTGAACAAGAGAAGGGAATTGAAGAAAAAGTAGCAGGGTGTTCCCCTCAACAAGTACTGGAATGGCAACCAG GATTCTTTGATGACGAGGTAGCTCTTCAAATACTACTACCCAAGGAGAAAGGAGGATACGATTTAAACAAAGAAGCGTtggataaaatatttcatcatcCGGATGTCAAAGAAAATCCTGTGATGGTTGTTTCCGTAACCGGACCCATGAGAagtggaaaatattttcttctcAATCTTCTGATTCATTATTTAAGCTCAGag gttAAAGGCAAGTTTTCTTCTGAAGAGAAAGTTCCACAATATTTCAAGTTAACAGAAGATCGTGAAGAAGAAGTGAACGGAATCAGTGTGTGGAGTCAACCTTTCCTGCTCTTTAAAGAAGACCAGTCAAAG GTCGCCATTTTGCTCATGGACACACAGGGAGCTTTTGACGAAAATGGAAATGCCGCTTCACCCGATATCTTTGCATTCAGCACTTTGCTAAGTTCTTTGCTAATTTACAATAACCCTGGATACATGGGCGATGATCGTctcaaaaatttaaac attttcacaaaatattcatCAGTCCTCAACAACCTGACCAAGAAAAATGTTGCTGAGTTCAATGAACGTCCATTTCAG GGATTTTGTTTCTTGCAACGAAATTGGGTAGATGAAGATTTTTATCCTTGCGGATTCGACGGCGGGTCGAAATACCTGGACGATACCTTGGATGAAGACGTCACTGTCAGCACTCAAAGCATCATCGACAAAcgtgaaattaaaatttcctTCGATGAAATGGGATGTTTTCTTCTGCCAAGACCTGGAGAACTGGTGACTGGGGAGAAATCTGAAGGATACGAGCTTTTCTATAAAG ATTTAGAAGAAGATTTTAAATTCCACTtgaatgaatttttttctgaGATACTTCACCCAAATAATCTTAAACCGAAAAAATTGAGAGGTACCGAAATTAAAGGCGAAGATATGTTGAATTGCGTGCAGCGGTGTCATGAGCATATTGAAAGCAGAGCAGTATCCATCCCATTGACAACAATGGAA GCTACTGCCAAGAgattgatgatgtcattggTGACAGAATATCGAGAACAAATGACGCAG GTTGTAAAAAAACCGTTGAAAAAAGAAGATGTCCAAGAAATTCACGCAAAGTGGAAAGTTAAACTGAGCAAGCAGTTTGATTCTAAAAGAAAATACGTGGCAACAATTTATTACCACATTTTTGAGAAATTCAAACATCAACTGGTTGAGGAAATTGATGAACATTTTATCTATTATCaagaaaaacaacttaaatatgag CTGAGACTGCAAGATGAACGCGAAACGTATCTTTTCAAAGCGATTGACAAGTTTGTTCGAGATTTACATAAC GACATTCCTGATGTGAAAAGTCGTAAAGATGCGATAGATTTCATTTGGGAAAATATCAAAATGGATGATTATTATGTTGAATTTCAAAAGctcttgtttgaaaaattgcaaacgtctgaaaaacttttcaagtCACTCATTGAAGAG GAAAAGAAACTGACAGCCAGTGAAGAAGctttatttgcagaaaatacaagCCAG CTTTCAGACAGCCTGGCATTTAAACACTTAAACGAATTGAGAAGAAAGTTATTTCAG CTTGATGATGAAGCTTTCATGAAAGATACAGTTTCAAATAAGCGCCAACCGATGATATCAGCCCAGCTCGAAAAGTTTCGAGCAGACTTTTCTAAACATTTTCCTGAAAATGATGACATAAAAAATACCacagaaatatttgaaacgGTTTGCCATAAATCCTTTGACGTCATTTTAGCAGATTATGATAACTTCTTG ATGACCAAAGAAACAGAATTTACAACGTACCAAAACGAACTCATCATAAATTATCTTGAGTTTATGCATAAG GCAATTTCTGATCTCTATGTTAAGCCGTCAAACCTACGTAACATCCATGAGgtgttttgcaaacaattagAAGACCGCTACCAGTCCATGAGATGGAAACCAACGGAGATCTCCAACCACTACAAAAAGATAGAACTTCAGCGAATCGAAGACAACTACAAGAGGATTGTTCTTTTAATGGAGAAAAGAAAATCCGTTCTCTCGGAATAA
- the LOC143470297 gene encoding RNA polymerase-associated protein RTF1 homolog codes for MSKRRKNRVVSDSDESDSDDLVQVDHVSAAKRQKNSVTSLKPKIQTTTTNSSDSDTSDDDVEWSMGGESRRKKALKKGGRSKHTKQSAKNSSPDNLDSDENSFSDDSSHEDGELSSSGESKADDGSASDYEFDEEALRKGFDDGYDSELVGDETDRRRLENMTEKEREQEIYNRLERREALQKRFEIEKKLLLAKQQRKGDRHKKKKKSKTPVMSSPSFLPDRSDRRRNMEKKKENKTLEDLKAERERKKNKAAEKKLQVSDVYSDDEDNDDDEMPISKSRSAGMVSSSSDSDSDGEIADTSDKDEEAENVKMQPLDRKEKLSAIRLSRSKLEKWIHLPFFKQTVLGCYVRIGIGNHEGRPVYRVAKVTDVVETAKIYQLGKTRTNQGLRLKHGQQERVFRLEFVSNSDFTDSEFFKWKQAMAEADEPLPTFDDIDKKQAAINKAQSYNINDTDIDHIIKEKGRFRKTPFNYAMRKTNLMKQKEMAEARGDTEEVTRVGEVLDELEERATHLDKQRQENIAGITYINERIKSDNLQKEKACKEEWKALRNTVADPFTRRRCKPVLVSNTEDGEQTQRLLQEMEKRYGTSSSGSKLTPDLSKKLTTAAKPSNATGDLFDAHDFDIKLDLQMPSADRTLVAPKVNSSSNVSDAPCRSLNLADYKKRRGLI; via the coding sequence ATGAGCAAAAGAAGGAAGAACCGTGTCGTTTCTGATTCAGATGAAAGTGACAGTGATGACCTTGTTCAAGTAGATCACGTGTCTGCAGCAAAGCGTCAAAAAAACAGCGTCACTTCATTGAAGCCCAAAATACAGACGACAACAACTAACTCTTCGGACTCAGACACATCTGATGATGATGTGGAGTGGAGCATGGGTGGAGAGTCAAGGAGAAagaaagctttaaaaaaaGGAGGCcggagcaaacacactaaacAATCAGCGAAAAATTCCAGCCCAGACAATCTGGATTCAGATGAAAACTCATTTAGTGATGACTCGTCTCACGAAGATGGTGAATTGTCATCAAGTGGAGAGTCTAAAGCTGACGATGGCTCAGCCTCGGATTATGAATTCGATGAAGAAGCACTGAGAAAAGGATTTGATGATGGGTATGATTCGGAGCTCGTTGGAGATGAGACGGATCGTCGCCGATTGGAGAACATGACAGAAAAAGAACGTGAGCAGGAAATTTATAACAGATTAGAACGGCGTGAAGCTTTGCAAAAACGATTCGAAATTGAGAAGAAGCTTCTACTCGCAAAGCAGCAAAGGAAAGGTGACAGAcacaaaaagaagaagaagtcAAAAACACCAGTCATGAGTTCTCCATCCTTCCTGCCGGATCGTTCCGACAGAAGAAGAAATatggaaaagaaaaaggaaaacaaaacCTTGGAAGACTTGAAAGCGGAGAGAGAACGAAAAAAGAACAAAGCAGCGGAGAAGAAATTGCAAGTCAGCGACGTTTACTCTGACGATGAGgataatgatgatgatgaaatgCCGATATCGAAAAGTCGATCTGCCGGGATGGTGTCTAGTTCCTCTGATTCCGACTCTGATGGAGAAATTGCTGACACATCAGATAAAGATGAAGAAgcagaaaatgttaaaatgcaaCCTTTAGATAGAAAGGAAAAACTATCAGCTATTCGATTGTCAAGATCCAAATTGGAAAAATGGATTCATCTtcctttttttaaacaaaccgTTTTGGGATGCTACGTCCGCATTGGAATTGGCAACCATGAAGGCAGGCCAGTTTATCGAGTGGCTAAAGTAACCGATGTTGTTGAAACTGccaaaatttaccaacttgGAAAAACTCGAACCAATCAAGGCTTAAGGTTGAAACATGGTCAGCAAGAGCGCGTCTTTAGGCTTGAATTTGTGTCCAACTCTGACTTTACGGATTCCGAGTTCTTCAAATGGAAGCAAGCCATGGCTGAAGCGGATGAACCTCTTCCAACTTTTGATGACATCGACAAGAAGCAAGCGGCAATCAACAAAGCGCAATCGTACAATATCAACGATACTGACATTGATCACATCATAAAAGAAAAGGGGCGGTTCCGAAAGACTCCGTTTAATTATGCAATGAGGAAGACTAACCTCATGAAGCAGAAAGAAATGGCCGAAGCTCGAGGCGATACAGAGGAAGTGACTCGTGTAGGTGAAGTGTTAGATGAATTGGAGGAGCGCGCCACTCACCTAGATAAGCAGCGGCAAGAGAACATAGCCGGGATAACTTACATAAATGAACGCATCAAATCGGACAACTTGCAAAAGGAGAAAGCTTGCAAGGAAGAGTGGAAAGCTTTGCGGAACACCGTGGCCGACCCATTCACAAGAAGAAGATGCAAACCAGTTCTCGTGTCTAACACAGAAGATGGAGAGCAAACGCAAAGACTTCTGCAAGAAATGGAAAAACGTTACGGCACCAGTTCGTCAGGAAGTAAACTTACACCTGACCTAAGCAAGAAACTGACTACTGCTGCAAAACCAAGTAATGCGACCGGAGATCTTTTTGATGCGCACgattttgatataaaactaGATTTGCAGATGCCTTCAGCTGACCGAACTCTTGTCGCACCCAAAGTAAATTCATCGAGTAATGTTTCGGACGCCCCTTGTCGATCACTTAACCTGGCTGATTATAAAAAGCGCAGGGGTTTGatataa
- the LOC143470702 gene encoding atlastin-1-like isoform X3 → MADSDMKEAILEIERTVKKKLAPDESEQEKGIEEKVAGCSPQQVLEWQPGFFDDEVALQILLPKEKGGYDLNKEALDKIFHHPDVKENPVMVVSVTGPMRSGKYFLLNLLIHYLSSEVKGKFSSEEKVPQYFKLTEDREEEVNGISVWSQPFLLFKEDQSKIFTKYSSVLNNLTKKNVAEFNERPFQGFCFLQRNWVDEDFYPCGFDGGSKYLDDTLDEDVTVSTQSIIDKREIKISFDEMGCFLLPRPGELVTGEKSEGYELFYKDLEEDFKFHLNEFFSEILHPNNLKPKKLRGTEIKGEDMLNCVQRCHEHIESRAVSIPLTTMEATAKRLMMSLVTEYREQMTQVVKKPLKKEDVQEIHAKWKVKLSKQFDSKRKYVATIYYHIFEKFKHQLVEEIDEHFIYYQEKQLKYELRLQDERETYLFKAIDKFVRDLHNDIPDVKSRKDAIDFIWENIKMDDYYVEFQKLLFEKLQTSEKLFKSLIEEEKKLTASEEALFAENTSQLSDSLAFKHLNELRRKLFQLDDEAFMKDTVSNKRQPMISAQLEKFRADFSKHFPENDDIKNTTEIFETVCHKSFDVILADYDNFLMTKETEFTTYQNELIINYLEFMHKAISDLYVKPSNLRNIHEVFCKQLEDRYQSMRWKPTEISNHYKKIELQRIEDNYKRIVLLMEKRKSVLSE, encoded by the exons ATGGCTGACAGTGATATGAAAGAAGCAATACTTGAAATAGAGAGAACAGTGAAAAAGAAATTGGCACCTGATGAATCTGAACAAGAGAAGGGAATTGAAGAAAAAGTAGCAGGGTGTTCCCCTCAACAAGTACTGGAATGGCAACCAG GATTCTTTGATGACGAGGTAGCTCTTCAAATACTACTACCCAAGGAGAAAGGAGGATACGATTTAAACAAAGAAGCGTtggataaaatatttcatcatcCGGATGTCAAAGAAAATCCTGTGATGGTTGTTTCCGTAACCGGACCCATGAGAagtggaaaatattttcttctcAATCTTCTGATTCATTATTTAAGCTCAGag gttAAAGGCAAGTTTTCTTCTGAAGAGAAAGTTCCACAATATTTCAAGTTAACAGAAGATCGTGAAGAAGAAGTGAACGGAATCAGTGTGTGGAGTCAACCTTTCCTGCTCTTTAAAGAAGACCAGTCAAAG attttcacaaaatattcatCAGTCCTCAACAACCTGACCAAGAAAAATGTTGCTGAGTTCAATGAACGTCCATTTCAG GGATTTTGTTTCTTGCAACGAAATTGGGTAGATGAAGATTTTTATCCTTGCGGATTCGACGGCGGGTCGAAATACCTGGACGATACCTTGGATGAAGACGTCACTGTCAGCACTCAAAGCATCATCGACAAAcgtgaaattaaaatttcctTCGATGAAATGGGATGTTTTCTTCTGCCAAGACCTGGAGAACTGGTGACTGGGGAGAAATCTGAAGGATACGAGCTTTTCTATAAAG ATTTAGAAGAAGATTTTAAATTCCACTtgaatgaatttttttctgaGATACTTCACCCAAATAATCTTAAACCGAAAAAATTGAGAGGTACCGAAATTAAAGGCGAAGATATGTTGAATTGCGTGCAGCGGTGTCATGAGCATATTGAAAGCAGAGCAGTATCCATCCCATTGACAACAATGGAA GCTACTGCCAAGAgattgatgatgtcattggTGACAGAATATCGAGAACAAATGACGCAG GTTGTAAAAAAACCGTTGAAAAAAGAAGATGTCCAAGAAATTCACGCAAAGTGGAAAGTTAAACTGAGCAAGCAGTTTGATTCTAAAAGAAAATACGTGGCAACAATTTATTACCACATTTTTGAGAAATTCAAACATCAACTGGTTGAGGAAATTGATGAACATTTTATCTATTATCaagaaaaacaacttaaatatgag CTGAGACTGCAAGATGAACGCGAAACGTATCTTTTCAAAGCGATTGACAAGTTTGTTCGAGATTTACATAAC GACATTCCTGATGTGAAAAGTCGTAAAGATGCGATAGATTTCATTTGGGAAAATATCAAAATGGATGATTATTATGTTGAATTTCAAAAGctcttgtttgaaaaattgcaaacgtctgaaaaacttttcaagtCACTCATTGAAGAG GAAAAGAAACTGACAGCCAGTGAAGAAGctttatttgcagaaaatacaagCCAG CTTTCAGACAGCCTGGCATTTAAACACTTAAACGAATTGAGAAGAAAGTTATTTCAG CTTGATGATGAAGCTTTCATGAAAGATACAGTTTCAAATAAGCGCCAACCGATGATATCAGCCCAGCTCGAAAAGTTTCGAGCAGACTTTTCTAAACATTTTCCTGAAAATGATGACATAAAAAATACCacagaaatatttgaaacgGTTTGCCATAAATCCTTTGACGTCATTTTAGCAGATTATGATAACTTCTTG ATGACCAAAGAAACAGAATTTACAACGTACCAAAACGAACTCATCATAAATTATCTTGAGTTTATGCATAAG GCAATTTCTGATCTCTATGTTAAGCCGTCAAACCTACGTAACATCCATGAGgtgttttgcaaacaattagAAGACCGCTACCAGTCCATGAGATGGAAACCAACGGAGATCTCCAACCACTACAAAAAGATAGAACTTCAGCGAATCGAAGACAACTACAAGAGGATTGTTCTTTTAATGGAGAAAAGAAAATCCGTTCTCTCGGAATAA